From a region of the Streptacidiphilus albus JL83 genome:
- a CDS encoding tyrosine-type recombinase/integrase: MPKSILSTATGVSRRHGPIAEGLDYPSRFVGGPMTPEPAVAACAPRPFGNLAGASARTIADLAVETWDGAPVTRYQRGSATREVLVYLSGFPGATWQERWDASPVGQGQVNVNDLECRSSASIALTVGLRSMFCLRVVQPTLLAFRRHQMTSFSAMFVTAQSDPLLTAFTEQVTAHQHSYAHRAEALFDLCALLTVQGIALSDVTAPSLLHFAQENRRAWSVLDPTKKTGNRLRGQGVWHVLHAVGHLPPTAPATMRAALMRGQKSIEELVDHYPIRNRAVRGLLIDYFGRRRADTDYATLKNLVLHIAHHFWEKIERINPEQTDLRISPEVYAAWRQMISVKDNGAPRAGADSLVISLRSFYYDLHTWAAQEPERWALWVAPCPVPPSELHGLGARRRRINERSADRTRQRQPLLPALVEHVESRYDHARQLLALAEKAVEGESFTFAGTTYTRILSEQDRKFSRHCAPVPPRLRNEDSGENVHIASVEEAAFWDWASVETLRHSGVRIEELCELTHLSIRQYQRPGGEVIALLVIAPSKTDRERVIPMSAELFHVIASIIRRHARTGRPIPQLTRYDPHDKVWSAPMPFLFQRQKGTIPAVFSPAAITQIIQRRCLALAEQHPGFKGLTFTPHDFRRIFITELVNSGLPIHIGAALLGHLNIQTTRGYVAVFDEDVIRHYQAHLQHRRETRPADEYRDTTTEEWNEFQEHFDRRKVELGACGRPYGSPCQHEHACIRCPMLHVNPKMLDRLGELEDDLIVRRDRARAEGWAGEIEGIDLTLSFLRTKREEAGRRARRPAVDLGIPTPRITQPPLEPPA; encoded by the coding sequence GTGCCTAAGAGCATCCTGAGCACGGCCACCGGCGTCAGCCGCCGCCACGGCCCCATCGCCGAGGGCTTGGACTATCCCAGCCGCTTCGTCGGCGGCCCGATGACCCCCGAACCAGCCGTCGCCGCGTGCGCACCCCGGCCGTTCGGCAACCTCGCAGGGGCGTCCGCCCGCACCATCGCCGATCTCGCCGTCGAGACCTGGGACGGCGCCCCCGTCACCCGCTACCAGCGCGGCTCCGCGACCCGCGAGGTCCTGGTCTACCTGTCCGGATTCCCCGGGGCGACCTGGCAGGAGCGGTGGGACGCCAGCCCGGTCGGCCAGGGGCAGGTGAACGTCAACGATCTGGAGTGCCGCAGCAGTGCCAGCATCGCTCTCACCGTGGGCCTGCGGTCGATGTTCTGCCTGCGCGTGGTCCAGCCCACGCTGCTGGCGTTCCGCCGCCACCAGATGACCAGCTTCTCCGCGATGTTCGTCACCGCCCAGAGCGACCCGCTGCTGACGGCGTTCACCGAGCAGGTCACCGCCCATCAGCACAGCTACGCGCACCGGGCCGAGGCGCTGTTCGACCTGTGCGCCCTGCTGACGGTCCAGGGCATCGCCTTGAGTGACGTCACCGCTCCGTCGTTGCTGCACTTCGCTCAGGAGAACCGGCGAGCCTGGTCGGTCCTGGACCCGACGAAGAAGACCGGGAACCGGCTGCGCGGCCAGGGCGTGTGGCATGTCCTGCACGCAGTGGGCCACCTACCGCCGACCGCCCCAGCCACGATGCGCGCCGCCCTGATGCGCGGCCAGAAGAGCATCGAGGAGCTCGTCGACCACTACCCGATCCGCAACCGCGCGGTCCGCGGTCTGCTCATCGACTACTTCGGACGCCGCCGCGCGGACACCGACTACGCCACCTTGAAGAACCTGGTGCTGCACATCGCCCACCACTTCTGGGAGAAGATCGAGCGGATCAACCCCGAGCAGACCGACCTGCGGATCAGCCCCGAGGTCTACGCGGCCTGGCGGCAGATGATCAGCGTCAAGGACAACGGCGCCCCGCGAGCCGGCGCGGACAGCCTGGTCATCTCGCTCCGCAGCTTCTACTACGACCTGCACACCTGGGCAGCCCAGGAGCCCGAACGCTGGGCACTGTGGGTCGCCCCCTGCCCGGTCCCGCCCTCCGAACTGCACGGTCTCGGTGCCCGCCGACGGCGGATCAACGAGCGCTCCGCCGACCGCACCCGGCAGCGCCAACCCCTGCTGCCCGCGCTGGTCGAGCACGTCGAGTCCCGCTACGACCACGCCCGCCAACTGCTGGCACTCGCCGAGAAGGCCGTCGAGGGCGAGTCCTTCACCTTCGCGGGCACCACATACACCCGCATCCTGAGCGAGCAGGACCGCAAGTTCAGCCGCCACTGCGCGCCCGTCCCGCCCCGGCTTCGCAACGAGGACAGCGGCGAGAACGTCCACATCGCCAGCGTCGAGGAGGCCGCCTTCTGGGACTGGGCCAGCGTGGAGACCCTGCGGCACTCCGGGGTGCGCATCGAGGAACTGTGCGAGCTGACCCACCTGAGTATCCGCCAGTACCAGCGTCCCGGCGGTGAGGTCATCGCCCTGCTGGTCATCGCCCCTTCGAAGACTGACCGCGAGCGCGTGATCCCGATGTCGGCCGAGTTGTTCCACGTGATCGCGTCCATCATCCGCCGCCACGCCCGCACCGGCCGGCCGATCCCGCAGCTGACCCGCTACGACCCGCACGACAAGGTCTGGAGCGCCCCCATGCCGTTCCTGTTCCAGCGGCAGAAGGGCACCATCCCCGCGGTCTTCAGCCCCGCCGCGATCACGCAGATCATCCAGCGCCGATGCCTGGCCCTGGCCGAGCAGCACCCCGGCTTCAAGGGACTGACGTTCACCCCGCACGACTTCCGAAGAATCTTCATCACCGAGCTGGTCAACAGCGGCCTGCCCATCCACATCGGCGCCGCCCTGCTCGGTCACTTGAACATCCAGACCACTCGTGGCTACGTCGCGGTCTTCGACGAGGACGTCATCCGCCACTACCAGGCCCATCTCCAGCACCGCCGCGAGACCCGTCCGGCCGACGAGTACCGCGACACCACCACCGAGGAGTGGAACGAGTTCCAGGAGCACTTCGACCGCCGCAAAGTCGAACTCGGCGCCTGCGGACGACCCTACGGCAGCCCCTGCCAGCACGAACACGCCTGCATCCGCTGCCCCATGCTCCACGTCAACCCGAAAATGCTCGACCGACTGGGCGAGCTCGAAGACGACCTGATCGTCCGACGCGACCGTGCCCGAGCCGAGGGCTGGGCAGGTGAGATCGAAGGCATCGACCTCACCCTGAGCTTCCTCCGCACGAAGAGAGAGGAAGCCGGGCGCCGAGCCCGCAGGCCCGCGGTCGACCTTGGAATCCCGACACCCCGAATCACTCAGCCGCCCTTGGAGCCCCCCGCATGA